Proteins encoded within one genomic window of Candidatus Syntrophocurvum alkaliphilum:
- a CDS encoding TAXI family TRAP transporter solute-binding subunit: protein MRKKLVLVAILTTFVFIAAACGGGGSQQITMGTGSVGGTYYPLGQEMVTVWNNNIEDVNFSAVESGASVQNLADIGAGNMDLGMSVHIPALNALAGINDFDNEITNFNFIGHIYPEVLQVITREGTGIESISDLEGKRVAIGPAGSGTQAATRLVLEAYGLTEDDYDAYQEGFGDAADRLQDGTIDASFGLLGLPNGTIEQLQASVGDVQFINISTEGLQYVEENSDYGELTIAGGTYDWIEEDVITISAFAVLVANTDTVDDELAYELARVMVENADENTHPQSAHMTLENALLGSEGLPMHPGAERYYQEQGILE, encoded by the coding sequence TTGAGAAAGAAGCTCGTATTAGTAGCAATACTTACAACGTTTGTTTTTATTGCTGCAGCATGTGGTGGTGGGGGTAGCCAACAAATTACTATGGGAACTGGCAGTGTAGGTGGGACATATTACCCACTAGGACAAGAAATGGTCACTGTATGGAACAATAACATTGAAGACGTAAACTTTTCAGCTGTTGAATCAGGGGCATCAGTTCAAAATTTAGCTGATATTGGTGCAGGAAATATGGACTTAGGTATGAGTGTACATATTCCAGCTTTAAATGCACTAGCAGGAATTAATGATTTCGATAATGAAATTACTAACTTCAACTTTATAGGACATATCTATCCAGAAGTACTACAAGTTATTACTCGTGAAGGTACCGGGATAGAAAGCATTTCAGATTTAGAAGGTAAACGTGTTGCAATTGGCCCAGCTGGTAGTGGAACACAGGCTGCAACTAGACTTGTATTAGAAGCATATGGACTAACTGAAGATGATTATGATGCATACCAAGAAGGCTTTGGAGATGCTGCTGATCGCTTACAGGATGGAACAATTGATGCATCATTTGGTTTATTAGGATTACCAAACGGAACTATTGAACAATTACAAGCATCAGTTGGAGATGTACAATTTATAAACATTTCAACTGAAGGATTACAATATGTTGAGGAAAATAGTGACTATGGTGAATTAACAATTGCTGGCGGTACATATGATTGGATAGAAGAAGATGTAATAACAATTTCAGCATTTGCTGTTCTTGTTGCTAATACCGATACAGTTGACGATGAATTAGCATACGAATTAGCAAGAGTTATGGTTGAAAATGCAGATGAAAATACACATCCACAATCTGCTCACATGACATTGGAAAATGCTTTACTGGGATCAGAAGGACTTCCAATGCATCCTGGTGCAGAAAGATATTATCAAGAACAAGGTATACTTGAATAA
- a CDS encoding thiolase family protein produces the protein MNISNKAIITGISELKPLKEAGGKRTLDLLAESALLALEDANLEKGEIDGLIVTPPTEDSYFMWPSQVAEYLQLSPNFLDMIELGGASAAASVARAVLMIDAGICNNCLCLSGGVWDSQVFNSLDGKKAVMSQAEIDHELPYGPMGFNSAYAMITRRHMCEYGTRSEQLAKIPVAQRVNALLNPNALYNDKKITVEDVLSSPLIVDPIHLLEIVRPCSGAAAVIVSKQPNNKSRTSVSILGFGESYTHNSIVYAPSITDSPVKFAAAKAFSMANLLPQDINFVSIYDCYPIAVLITLEDAGFCPKGEGGNFLENNDLTYNGNLPCNTHGGQLSFGQASFAGGMSHIIEAVRQLRGEAGKRQVKNNNLAFINGNGGVLSTQCSLIMGRV, from the coding sequence ATGAACATTAGCAATAAAGCTATAATAACAGGAATAAGTGAGCTTAAACCTTTAAAAGAAGCGGGGGGTAAAAGGACTTTAGATTTGCTGGCTGAATCTGCATTACTTGCTCTAGAGGATGCTAATTTAGAAAAAGGTGAAATTGATGGATTAATAGTTACTCCACCCACTGAGGATAGTTATTTCATGTGGCCTTCACAGGTTGCTGAGTATTTGCAATTATCTCCAAATTTTCTAGATATGATTGAGTTAGGAGGTGCAAGTGCAGCAGCTAGTGTAGCTAGAGCTGTACTAATGATTGATGCTGGTATTTGCAATAACTGCCTGTGCTTAAGTGGTGGAGTGTGGGATAGCCAAGTTTTTAATAGCTTAGATGGGAAAAAAGCAGTAATGTCTCAAGCTGAAATTGACCATGAACTTCCATATGGACCAATGGGCTTTAATTCTGCTTATGCCATGATTACCCGTCGTCACATGTGTGAATATGGTACTCGGTCAGAACAATTAGCTAAAATACCTGTTGCTCAAAGGGTTAATGCATTACTCAATCCTAATGCACTATATAATGATAAAAAAATAACTGTAGAAGATGTATTATCATCTCCATTGATTGTTGACCCAATTCATTTATTGGAAATAGTAAGACCGTGCAGTGGAGCTGCTGCTGTAATAGTAAGCAAACAGCCCAATAACAAATCTCGAACTTCTGTTTCTATTTTAGGCTTTGGTGAATCCTATACACACAATTCAATAGTATATGCTCCCAGTATTACAGATAGTCCAGTAAAGTTTGCAGCTGCCAAAGCTTTTTCAATGGCAAATCTTCTTCCTCAAGATATTAACTTTGTTTCAATATATGATTGTTATCCAATTGCTGTATTGATAACTTTAGAGGATGCTGGCTTCTGTCCAAAAGGTGAGGGAGGAAATTTTCTAGAAAATAACGATTTAACCTATAATGGTAACCTACCCTGTAACACCCATGGAGGTCAACTTTCTTTTGGACAAGCATCTTTTGCTGGCGGAATGTCACATATAATTGAAGCAGTACGACAATTGCGAGGAGAAGCAGGCAAGCGCCAGGTGAAAAATAACAATTTGGCTTTTATAAATGGAAATGGCGGAGTACTCAGTACACAATGTAGTTTAATCATGGGGAGGGTTTAA
- a CDS encoding MDR family oxidoreductase — translation MSSNETFKALVVDKVDGKIVSEIKQLTVDDLPQEDVLIKVDYSTVNYKEGLGFAGLNNIFRKFPMVPGLDLAGTVVESQSPDFKPGDQVILNGWSVGERYWGGYAQMAKIKSDFLIPLPKGIDTKKAMEIGTAGYTAMLCVLTLEEAGITPESGPVIVTGAAGGVGSNAVAILANLGYDVTALTAPGQESTHEFLKELGAKSFAGGEEWSEMPKPLEVQKWMGAVDTVGSVVLSRVIAEMNYGGCVASCGLAAGFDLPSTVMPFILRGVSLRGVDSVWCPNSRRIEAWERLVTDIPDSALAKINKVIKLEEVPKYTKDILEGKVHGHLVVDVNAS, via the coding sequence ATGTCCAGTAATGAAACCTTTAAAGCGCTTGTTGTAGATAAAGTTGATGGAAAAATTGTTAGTGAGATTAAACAGTTGACTGTTGATGATCTCCCCCAAGAGGATGTTCTTATTAAAGTAGACTATTCTACGGTAAATTACAAAGAAGGCTTGGGGTTTGCAGGTTTAAATAATATTTTTCGTAAATTTCCAATGGTTCCCGGACTTGACCTAGCAGGAACTGTTGTGGAATCACAATCACCAGATTTTAAACCAGGAGATCAAGTAATATTAAATGGATGGAGTGTCGGTGAAAGATACTGGGGTGGTTATGCGCAGATGGCCAAAATAAAATCTGATTTTCTTATTCCTTTACCAAAAGGAATAGATACAAAGAAAGCCATGGAAATAGGTACTGCCGGTTATACTGCTATGCTTTGTGTTTTGACACTTGAAGAAGCAGGGATAACACCCGAAAGTGGTCCAGTAATTGTTACAGGTGCTGCAGGTGGAGTAGGAAGCAATGCTGTTGCTATACTTGCTAACCTTGGTTATGATGTAACGGCTCTAACAGCACCTGGTCAGGAATCAACACATGAATTTCTTAAAGAGCTTGGAGCAAAATCATTTGCTGGCGGTGAAGAATGGTCTGAAATGCCTAAACCGCTCGAAGTACAAAAATGGATGGGTGCTGTTGATACAGTAGGTAGTGTAGTACTCTCCAGAGTTATAGCAGAAATGAATTATGGAGGTTGTGTTGCTAGCTGTGGGCTAGCGGCTGGTTTTGATCTTCCTTCAACGGTAATGCCTTTTATTCTACGCGGTGTTAGTTTGAGAGGTGTTGATTCAGTATGGTGTCCAAACTCTAGAAGAATAGAAGCTTGGGAACGTCTTGTAACTGATATTCCAGATTCAGCATTAGCTAAAATTAATAAGGTTATAAAATTGGAGGAAGTACCAAAATACACCAAAGATATTCTTGAAGGAAAAGTTCATGGACATCTTGTTGTTGATGTAAACGCGTCATAG
- the trpD gene encoding anthranilate phosphoribosyltransferase gives MRNFKEFSMGITKLLNKENLTHQEAKDMFFKVLNNDETEMHQGAFLAALAAKGEAVQEIAAAWEAIYELDTVKVTPNTTKPLVENCGTGMDSVKTFNISTAASIVASTAGVVMAKHGARAITSKCGTIDILEELGIDVECSPELVKKSIEEVGIGIFNGMSPKIHPKALGRILSQISFGSILNISASLANPALPKYAVRGVYSKQLLKPTAIVMREIGYKKALIVHGLAEDGINGMDEASTLNETFISELKEDGSIVSYSFFPEDFGIKRTTREAIQGQTNKSKEAIYLLKVLNGEIMGPRNDIICLNTALILYLMNSSKTINEGYIKAKDIIASGMVIDKLKQWVAKQNNDPQKGLDKLEHLLKLNRGDYYDKTLCYKM, from the coding sequence TTGAGAAATTTTAAAGAATTTAGTATGGGGATTACAAAACTTCTAAACAAGGAAAACTTAACACATCAAGAAGCTAAGGACATGTTTTTTAAGGTATTAAATAATGATGAAACAGAAATGCATCAAGGTGCTTTTTTAGCAGCACTTGCTGCTAAGGGAGAAGCAGTACAAGAAATTGCAGCTGCTTGGGAAGCTATCTATGAATTAGATACAGTTAAGGTAACTCCAAATACTACTAAACCTTTAGTGGAAAATTGTGGTACAGGAATGGATAGTGTAAAAACATTTAACATCAGTACAGCTGCCTCAATAGTTGCATCTACAGCAGGAGTTGTAATGGCTAAACATGGTGCCCGTGCTATTACATCTAAATGTGGAACAATTGACATTTTAGAAGAACTTGGAATAGATGTTGAATGTAGCCCTGAATTAGTAAAGAAAAGTATCGAAGAGGTAGGCATAGGTATTTTTAATGGTATGAGTCCAAAAATTCACCCTAAAGCACTAGGTAGAATATTATCTCAGATATCTTTTGGTTCTATTCTTAATATATCTGCTTCTCTTGCAAATCCAGCGTTACCTAAATATGCAGTTCGTGGTGTATATTCTAAACAGCTTTTAAAACCTACAGCTATAGTGATGCGAGAAATAGGGTATAAAAAGGCTTTAATAGTACATGGTCTTGCAGAAGATGGTATTAATGGAATGGATGAAGCCTCAACATTAAATGAAACATTTATATCAGAGTTAAAGGAAGATGGAAGTATAGTTTCTTATTCTTTTTTTCCTGAAGATTTTGGAATTAAAAGAACAACAAGAGAAGCAATTCAGGGGCAAACTAATAAATCTAAAGAAGCAATTTATTTATTAAAAGTATTAAATGGTGAAATAATGGGACCAAGAAATGATATTATCTGTTTAAATACAGCCTTGATTTTATACTTAATGAATTCTAGTAAAACAATAAACGAAGGCTATATTAAAGCTAAAGATATAATAGCCTCGGGTATGGTTATAGATAAATTAAAACAATGGGTAGCAAAACAAAACAATGACCCCCAAAAAGGATTAGACAAGTTAGAGCATTTACTAAAACTCAATAGAGGTGATTATTATGATAAAACTTTATGCTATAAAATGTAA
- a CDS encoding Zn-ribbon domain-containing OB-fold protein: protein MFNYNEFYWQKINKNELFMQYCSPCKCFVFYPRERCPHCLKSTLEWKKMSGKGRIYSYTTVHVSSLPDFDNKTPYIYAIVELDEGPRMPTNIYNCSPETVSVDMPVKLDFIERNDKKLPIFVPFFELEK from the coding sequence TTGTTTAATTATAATGAATTTTACTGGCAAAAAATAAATAAAAATGAGCTTTTTATGCAATACTGTTCACCTTGTAAATGTTTCGTTTTTTACCCCCGTGAACGTTGTCCACATTGCTTAAAATCAACATTGGAATGGAAAAAAATGAGCGGAAAAGGAAGAATCTATTCATATACTACTGTACACGTAAGTTCATTGCCTGATTTTGACAATAAGACTCCTTATATTTATGCAATTGTTGAACTGGATGAAGGACCAAGAATGCCTACAAATATTTATAACTGTTCCCCTGAAACAGTTAGTGTCGATATGCCGGTAAAACTAGACTTTATCGAAAGAAATGATAAAAAACTACCTATTTTTGTCCCATTTTTTGAATTAGAAAAATGA
- a CDS encoding TRAP transporter permease: MFSFLAISLTIFHLYTASYGILQSQVQGAVHLGTGLGLIFILYPIKKGLQHKQKGVPWYDVILAFLALFVGYYFAYFVNEITVRIPRNDATSLDLLVAVLGVFLVLEATRRCVGLPIVVIASVFITYALLGPHMPVLDHRGFAWDNLALRLYFSTSAIFGTPIQVSSKFIFLFLLFGVVLIKTGIGKFFNDLAFALAGRYTGGTAKAAVAASALQGTVSGSSVANTVSSGSFTIPLMKKSGFKPEFSAAAEASASTGGQLMPPIMGAAAFLLAEYAGVPYSQVMLAALIPALLYFSGVFMGVHFESKKLGIKGLPKSELPKLKEIIFSRGYMILPLILIFTTLLIGFTPIRAALIGIGSAFILSFIKKETRLSIIDIFETLERGARVALPVIAACASAGIVAGIVVITGLGGKLASGIISMSGGILILTLVFTMLACILLGMGLPTTANYVVTASIAAPALVNHPEFAIPVLAAHMFVFYFGIVADITPPVCLAAYAGSGIAQSNPFHSGVTAVKLAIAAYIIPFIFIYNPMLILIDFTYPLLAISVLTAMLGMFGISSAMMGYFIRHSYLWERLVLFAAGIMLISPNILVDLSGVILIIGIWLIQKRREDENLKDDKLTNELTERPQHL; this comes from the coding sequence GTGTTTTCATTTCTTGCTATATCTTTAACTATATTTCATTTATATACTGCTTCATATGGTATTTTACAATCACAAGTACAAGGTGCTGTACATTTAGGAACAGGACTTGGTTTAATATTTATACTTTATCCTATTAAGAAAGGATTACAGCATAAACAAAAAGGTGTTCCTTGGTACGATGTAATACTAGCCTTTCTAGCATTGTTCGTGGGTTATTATTTTGCTTATTTTGTAAATGAAATTACTGTACGAATACCTCGTAATGATGCTACAAGTTTAGATCTTTTAGTTGCTGTATTAGGTGTATTTTTAGTTTTAGAAGCAACTAGAAGATGTGTAGGATTACCAATAGTTGTGATTGCTAGTGTATTTATTACATATGCTTTATTAGGCCCTCACATGCCTGTATTAGATCATAGAGGTTTTGCATGGGATAATTTAGCATTAAGACTCTACTTTAGCACTTCTGCTATTTTTGGTACTCCGATACAGGTTTCGTCTAAATTTATTTTCCTATTTTTGCTTTTCGGTGTAGTGCTTATTAAGACAGGTATTGGAAAGTTTTTCAATGATCTAGCCTTTGCTTTGGCAGGACGATATACAGGTGGGACAGCAAAAGCTGCGGTTGCAGCAAGTGCTTTACAAGGAACAGTTAGTGGAAGCTCAGTTGCTAATACAGTCAGCTCAGGTTCCTTTACAATTCCATTAATGAAAAAATCCGGATTTAAACCCGAGTTTTCAGCTGCTGCTGAAGCATCAGCTTCAACTGGTGGACAACTTATGCCGCCAATTATGGGAGCTGCTGCATTTTTATTAGCTGAATATGCCGGTGTTCCTTATAGCCAAGTTATGTTAGCAGCACTTATCCCCGCTTTGCTATATTTTTCGGGTGTATTTATGGGAGTACACTTTGAATCTAAAAAATTAGGTATTAAGGGTTTGCCAAAAAGTGAGCTACCAAAATTAAAAGAAATAATTTTTAGTCGTGGATATATGATTTTACCACTGATATTAATTTTTACGACTTTATTGATTGGCTTTACACCAATACGAGCTGCTTTAATTGGAATAGGAAGTGCGTTTATATTAAGCTTTATAAAAAAGGAGACACGTCTTTCTATTATAGATATTTTTGAAACACTTGAAAGAGGAGCAAGAGTTGCTTTACCTGTAATAGCCGCTTGTGCAAGTGCTGGTATTGTAGCAGGAATTGTTGTTATTACTGGCTTAGGAGGTAAATTGGCTTCAGGAATAATTTCCATGTCAGGAGGCATACTAATTTTAACACTAGTTTTTACTATGCTAGCATGTATATTATTAGGTATGGGTCTACCAACAACTGCCAATTATGTAGTAACAGCATCAATAGCCGCACCGGCATTAGTAAATCACCCAGAATTTGCTATACCGGTATTAGCAGCACATATGTTCGTGTTTTATTTCGGAATAGTAGCTGATATTACTCCGCCTGTGTGTTTAGCTGCCTATGCTGGTTCAGGTATAGCTCAGTCTAATCCATTTCACTCAGGAGTAACAGCAGTAAAATTAGCTATTGCAGCCTATATTATACCTTTTATATTTATATATAACCCAATGCTTATTTTAATAGATTTTACATACCCACTATTAGCAATATCAGTCCTTACAGCAATGCTTGGTATGTTTGGAATAAGTAGTGCTATGATGGGCTACTTTATACGTCATTCATATTTATGGGAAAGACTAGTTTTATTTGCTGCTGGTATAATGCTCATATCACCTAATATTTTGGTAGATCTAAGTGGAGTAATCTTAATAATTGGTATATGGCTAATACAGAAACGAAGAGAAGATGAAAATCTTAAAGATGATAAATTGACTAATGAATTAACTGAAAGACCCCAACACTTATAG
- a CDS encoding protein adenylyltransferase SelO, with translation MTEIKEINKIGWNFDNSYACLPQSLFTIINPIPVRSPELIILNKTLATSLGLNVEALQTNDGVAVFAGNLIPDGALPLAQAYAGHQFGHFTMLGDGRALLLGEQITPHGERFDIQLKGSGRTPYSRGGDGRAVLGPMIREFIISEAMHALGIPTNRSLAVVTTGEHVIRETQQPGAILTRVAASHLRVGTFQYISHWGTFEDLKILADYTLQRHFPEAKTVDDPYLFLLQEVIKRQAMLIAKWQLVGFIHGVMNTDNMTISGETIDYGPCAFMNAYDPATVFSFIDKHGRYAYGNQPNIAAWNLARFAETLLPLLHDNQEQAIKIAQDALSIFPKLYHSDWLSGMGAKLGLFNEEEHDESLIEELLIMMEKYSADYTNTFLALTFDNLEDTDLFGTTEFTNWYELWQSRLDRQQETKTDSHQLMRNSNPAIIPRNHRVEEAIEAAEKDGDYSVMERFLEVLLKPYAHSPKQADYSSLPEPSNRPYRTFCGT, from the coding sequence ATGACAGAGATAAAAGAAATTAATAAAATAGGATGGAATTTTGATAATAGTTATGCTTGTTTACCACAATCATTATTTACTATTATTAACCCAATTCCTGTACGTTCTCCAGAGTTGATTATTTTAAATAAAACATTGGCAACATCCCTAGGTTTAAACGTAGAAGCACTGCAAACTAATGATGGTGTAGCGGTGTTTGCTGGTAATTTGATTCCTGATGGTGCATTACCTCTTGCTCAAGCTTACGCTGGACATCAATTTGGGCATTTCACAATGTTAGGGGATGGCCGAGCTTTGCTTCTTGGTGAACAGATTACTCCACACGGTGAGCGTTTTGATATTCAACTAAAGGGTTCAGGAAGAACACCATACTCCCGTGGTGGTGATGGTCGAGCAGTACTTGGACCAATGATACGCGAATTTATTATCAGTGAAGCTATGCATGCACTTGGAATTCCTACTAACCGTAGCCTAGCGGTGGTGACAACTGGTGAGCATGTAATCCGTGAAACCCAACAACCTGGTGCAATTCTAACTAGAGTAGCAGCTAGTCACTTGCGTGTAGGTACCTTCCAATATATTTCACATTGGGGTACTTTTGAGGACCTTAAAATACTAGCTGATTATACTCTACAAAGACATTTTCCGGAAGCCAAAACTGTAGATGATCCATATCTTTTTTTACTCCAGGAAGTTATCAAACGTCAAGCTATGTTAATTGCTAAATGGCAATTGGTTGGTTTTATCCACGGTGTTATGAATACAGACAATATGACCATTAGTGGGGAAACAATTGATTATGGTCCTTGTGCTTTCATGAATGCTTATGACCCAGCAACGGTTTTTAGTTTTATTGATAAGCATGGTCGCTATGCCTATGGTAATCAACCTAATATTGCCGCATGGAATCTTGCACGATTTGCTGAGACCTTATTGCCATTGTTACATGATAATCAGGAGCAAGCTATTAAAATAGCTCAAGATGCACTTTCGATTTTCCCCAAATTATATCATAGTGATTGGCTTAGTGGAATGGGAGCGAAACTAGGATTATTTAACGAAGAAGAACATGATGAATCCTTAATTGAAGAACTTCTTATTATGATGGAAAAGTATAGTGCCGACTATACTAATACCTTTCTTGCATTAACTTTTGATAATCTAGAGGATACAGACCTTTTTGGCACTACAGAATTCACTAATTGGTATGAGTTGTGGCAATCTAGACTAGATAGACAACAGGAAACTAAAACTGACTCTCATCAATTAATGAGAAATAGCAATCCTGCGATAATTCCTCGAAACCACAGAGTAGAAGAAGCAATAGAGGCAGCAGAAAAAGATGGTGACTACAGTGTAATGGAGAGGTTTCTTGAAGTGCTTTTAAAACCCTACGCCCACTCTCCAAAACAGGCTGATTATTCTTCATTGCCTGAACCATCAAACCGTCCTTATAGAACTTTTTGCGGTACTTGA
- a CDS encoding PadR family transcriptional regulator yields the protein MGTLMDLPTYGYNMIKKCFADFTPANPIINEGRLYSTLKQLDREGMVEREIRAQQDMPDQKIIKITPQGIAEFNEWLESEIDEEGHSKYDFFNQYPFLTKVNFFMFLSDADKLKKLKQQLEISDMRLRHFNEAREKMVQKKVDVNRTKIIEYGIDVEKLKIKWLEQFILELEQNMHKNEGGQT from the coding sequence TTGGGGACATTAATGGATCTTCCAACATATGGTTACAACATGATAAAGAAATGTTTTGCAGATTTTACTCCAGCTAATCCAATTATAAATGAAGGAAGACTTTATTCTACACTTAAACAACTAGATCGTGAAGGTATGGTTGAACGAGAAATTCGGGCACAACAAGATATGCCTGATCAGAAAATTATTAAAATTACGCCTCAAGGAATAGCAGAGTTTAATGAGTGGTTAGAATCTGAAATAGATGAAGAAGGTCACTCTAAATATGATTTTTTTAATCAATATCCTTTTTTAACTAAAGTTAATTTTTTTATGTTTCTATCAGATGCAGATAAATTGAAAAAGTTAAAACAACAATTAGAAATAAGTGATATGCGTCTTAGGCATTTTAATGAAGCCAGGGAAAAGATGGTTCAAAAAAAGGTAGATGTTAACCGTACTAAGATTATTGAATACGGAATAGATGTTGAAAAGCTCAAAATAAAATGGTTAGAACAATTTATTTTAGAATTGGAACAAAATATGCACAAAAATGAGGGGGGACAAACATGA
- a CDS encoding zinc-dependent dehydrogenase, whose product MIILKAAILESREKIVIKKLKVPECNTGELLVKVKSCGICRTDMKSFLSGQRDLKLPRILGHEVSGIIEHVGLGVKMYKKGDRVQISPGIPCGNCEFCKKGIDNLCEAIKIMGFNYDGGFAEYILVPANGVKNGIVTIISDNISFEEASMAEPLACSINMQELLNLNNNRTVVIFGLGRLGILNAKLAKLKGSSNIIGVEKNRQRLLNAKKFEFDYIIDSSKADVVKEILSLTSGKGADVVIPCCPEYEAMNTGIQVLTKRGKLGFFSGLITENCRNIDFNLIHYKEISVIGGYGAAIKHSKEALDFITKDSIRVSNMVTKIIGLNDIKKGIDMVKNMTELSVVINFD is encoded by the coding sequence ATGATTATTTTGAAAGCTGCAATTTTAGAGAGTAGAGAAAAAATTGTTATTAAAAAGTTAAAAGTTCCTGAATGTAATACAGGAGAACTATTAGTTAAAGTTAAATCTTGTGGAATTTGTAGAACTGATATGAAATCCTTTTTAAGTGGTCAAAGAGATCTTAAACTACCAAGAATTTTAGGACATGAAGTATCTGGAATTATAGAACATGTGGGTTTAGGTGTAAAAATGTATAAAAAAGGAGATCGTGTACAAATTTCACCTGGTATACCATGTGGAAATTGTGAATTTTGTAAAAAAGGTATTGATAATCTGTGTGAAGCTATTAAAATTATGGGATTTAACTATGATGGTGGTTTTGCAGAATACATACTAGTACCTGCTAATGGAGTGAAAAACGGAATAGTAACTATTATTTCAGATAACATTTCTTTTGAAGAAGCATCTATGGCAGAACCATTAGCCTGTAGTATTAATATGCAAGAATTATTAAATTTGAACAATAATAGAACAGTTGTGATTTTTGGCTTAGGACGATTAGGTATATTAAATGCAAAATTAGCAAAACTCAAAGGATCTTCTAATATTATCGGAGTGGAGAAAAATAGGCAGCGTCTATTAAATGCTAAAAAATTTGAATTTGATTATATTATTGACTCGTCTAAGGCAGATGTTGTCAAAGAAATTTTATCATTAACTAGCGGTAAAGGTGCAGATGTTGTTATTCCCTGTTGCCCAGAATACGAGGCAATGAACACTGGAATTCAAGTTCTTACTAAAAGGGGTAAATTAGGTTTTTTTAGCGGATTAATTACTGAAAATTGTAGAAACATAGATTTCAATCTTATTCATTACAAAGAAATAAGTGTTATTGGTGGATATGGAGCTGCAATTAAACATAGTAAAGAGGCTCTAGATTTTATCACAAAAGATAGTATTCGAGTTAGTAATATGGTTACAAAAATAATTGGACTTAATGATATTAAAAAAGGTATAGATATGGTTAAAAATATGACAGAGCTTTCTGTAGTAATAAATTTTGATTAA
- a CDS encoding RluA family pseudouridine synthase, whose translation MIKIPIIFEDNHLLVINKPPNILSQGDKTGDADILSLLKQDLKKRYNKLGNVYLGLIHRLDRPVGGVMVLAKTSKAASRLSNQIRNREFQKTYIAIVHGNTLKSKDILTHYLLKDKKTNTVSAVSKSVRQAKEAILEYEVIDKKQDFSLVKINLHTGRPHQIRVQFATIGYPLYGDQKYGVKNNNRRKQIALNSYKITFRHPTLKEVITFTSYIENQHPWDKFSNFLNINQDVFHNYDSTAKS comes from the coding sequence ATGATCAAAATACCAATTATTTTTGAAGATAATCATTTATTGGTAATAAATAAACCTCCTAATATCCTATCACAAGGTGATAAAACTGGAGATGCAGATATTTTAAGTTTACTAAAACAAGATCTTAAAAAACGATATAATAAACTAGGTAATGTTTATTTAGGATTAATTCATCGATTAGACAGACCTGTTGGGGGTGTTATGGTATTAGCCAAAACATCAAAAGCTGCCTCACGATTGTCAAATCAAATAAGAAATAGAGAATTTCAAAAAACCTATATTGCAATTGTTCATGGTAACACCTTAAAGAGTAAGGACATATTAACACATTATTTATTAAAAGATAAGAAAACAAATACAGTAAGTGCTGTTAGTAAGAGTGTAAGACAAGCTAAGGAAGCTATACTTGAATATGAGGTAATAGATAAAAAACAAGATTTTAGTTTAGTCAAAATAAATTTACATACTGGAAGACCACATCAAATTCGTGTCCAATTTGCTACAATAGGGTATCCTTTATATGGAGATCAAAAATATGGGGTGAAAAATAATAATCGGAGAAAGCAAATAGCTCTCAATTCCTATAAAATAACTTTTAGGCATCCAACATTAAAAGAAGTAATAACATTTACTAGTTATATTGAAAACCAACACCCTTGGGATAAATTTTCAAATTTTCTAAATATAAATCAAGATGTATTTCATAATTATGATTCCACTGCAAAAAGCTAA